One region of Pseudomonas glycinae genomic DNA includes:
- the smpB gene encoding SsrA-binding protein SmpB produces MAKQKKHPTGTIAQNKKARHDYFIEHKFEAGLVLAGWEVKSLRASKLQLVDSYVLLKDGEAWLLGSHITPLMTASTHVIADPVRTRKLLLNRRELDKLAAAVQQKGYACVCLSWYWSKHMVKCEIALGKGKKEYDKRDTERERDAGRELQRAVRNKGKED; encoded by the coding sequence ATGGCTAAACAGAAGAAACACCCAACAGGGACCATCGCGCAAAACAAAAAGGCGCGACACGATTACTTCATCGAGCACAAGTTCGAGGCTGGTCTGGTCCTGGCCGGCTGGGAAGTAAAAAGTCTGCGGGCAAGCAAGCTGCAACTGGTCGACAGTTACGTGCTGCTCAAGGATGGCGAGGCCTGGTTGCTCGGCAGCCACATCACGCCTCTGATGACCGCCAGCACCCACGTCATTGCCGACCCGGTGCGTACCCGCAAGTTGCTGCTCAACCGCCGCGAGCTGGACAAGCTCGCCGCCGCCGTGCAGCAGAAGGGTTACGCCTGCGTGTGCCTGTCCTGGTACTGGAGCAAGCACATGGTCAAGTGCGAGATCGCGCTGGGCAAGGGCAAGAAGGAATACGACAAGCGTGATACCGAACGCGAACGCGACGCCGGTCGCGAGTTGCAGCGTGCGGTGCGCAACAAGGGCAAGGAAGACTGA
- a CDS encoding FCD domain-containing protein, whose amino-acid sequence MGFDQIRQRRLSDDIVERLEGMILEGTLKSGERLPAERTLAEQFGVSRPSLREAIQKLAAKGLLVSKQGGGNYVVESLGSTFSDPLLQLLESNPEAQRDLLEFRHTLEASCAYYAALRATDVDRERLTAAFEELQDCYSRHDEVSRAEEGAADAKFHLAIAEASHNAVLLHTIRGLFDLLKRNVVTNIGGMYKQRTETRDMLITQHRELYLAIIEGRAEQAREVSSRHILYVQEVLEEVRQEVQRMARAERRKGM is encoded by the coding sequence ATGGGGTTTGATCAGATACGTCAGCGCCGTTTGTCTGATGACATTGTCGAGCGACTGGAAGGGATGATTCTCGAGGGCACGCTGAAGTCCGGCGAGCGTCTGCCGGCCGAGCGGACTCTGGCGGAACAGTTCGGCGTTTCCCGGCCCTCGTTGCGCGAGGCGATTCAGAAACTCGCGGCCAAGGGTTTGCTGGTCAGCAAGCAGGGCGGCGGCAATTATGTCGTGGAAAGCCTCGGTTCGACGTTCAGCGATCCGCTGCTGCAATTGCTGGAAAGCAATCCTGAGGCCCAGCGCGATCTGCTGGAGTTTCGCCACACACTGGAGGCATCGTGTGCCTATTACGCAGCATTGCGTGCCACGGATGTCGATCGTGAACGGCTGACGGCGGCGTTTGAGGAGTTACAGGATTGCTATTCGCGTCATGACGAAGTGAGCCGGGCGGAAGAGGGTGCGGCGGATGCGAAATTCCACCTGGCGATTGCCGAAGCCAGTCATAACGCAGTGTTGCTGCACACCATTCGCGGGCTGTTCGATCTGCTCAAGCGCAACGTGGTGACCAACATCGGCGGCATGTACAAGCAGCGCACGGAAACCCGCGACATGCTGATCACTCAGCATCGGGAGTTGTATCTGGCGATTATCGAGGGGCGCGCGGAACAGGCGCGTGAGGTGTCCAGCCGACACATTCTGTATGTGCAGGAAGTGCTGGAAGAGGTGCGTCAGGAAGTGCAACGCATGGCTCGCGCCGAGCGACGCAAAGGGATGTAG
- a CDS encoding lactate permease LctP family transporter, which translates to MQTWQQLYSPLGSLGVSALAAVIPIVFFFLALAVFRLKGHVAGSITLALAIAVAIFAFQMPVDMAFAAAGYGFAYGLWPIAWIIVAAVFLYKLTVKSGQFEVIRSSVLSITDDQRLQVLLIGFCFGAFLEGAAGFGAPVAITAALLVGLGFNPLYAAGLCLIANTAPVAFGALGIPIIVAGQVTGIDAFKIGAMTGRQLPLLSLFVPFWLVFMMDGLRGVRETWPAALVAGLSFAVTQYFTSNFIGPELPDITSALASLISLTLFLKVWQPKRAAGQHIVGAVSASVVTASVGGFGQKRTTVASPYSLGEIFKAWSPFLILTVLVTIWTLKPFKAMFAAGGSMYAWVFNFAIPHLDQLVIKTAPIVAAPTAIPAVFKLDPISATGTAIFFSALISMLVLKINIKTGLTTLKETFYELRWPILSIGMVLAFAFVTNYSGMSSTMALVLAATGAAFPFFSPFLGWLGVFLTGSDTSSNALFSSLQATTAHQIGVNDTLLVAANTSGGVTGKMISPQSIAVACAATGLVGKESDLFRFTLKHSLFFATIVGLITLAQAYWFTGMLVH; encoded by the coding sequence ATGCAAACCTGGCAACAGCTCTACAGCCCGCTCGGCAGTCTCGGCGTGTCCGCACTCGCGGCCGTCATCCCCATCGTTTTCTTCTTCCTCGCTTTGGCGGTGTTCCGCCTCAAGGGTCATGTGGCCGGCAGCATCACGCTCGCCCTGGCTATCGCCGTGGCGATCTTCGCGTTCCAGATGCCGGTCGACATGGCGTTTGCCGCCGCCGGATATGGCTTCGCCTATGGTCTATGGCCGATTGCCTGGATCATTGTGGCGGCGGTGTTCCTGTACAAACTGACGGTCAAGAGCGGTCAGTTCGAGGTCATCCGCAGTTCGGTGCTGTCGATCACTGACGACCAGCGCCTGCAGGTGCTGCTGATCGGTTTCTGTTTCGGTGCATTCCTCGAAGGTGCCGCCGGTTTCGGTGCACCCGTGGCGATTACCGCTGCGCTGCTGGTGGGACTCGGTTTCAACCCGCTGTACGCCGCCGGCCTGTGCCTGATTGCCAACACCGCCCCAGTGGCATTCGGCGCACTGGGGATTCCGATCATCGTGGCTGGCCAAGTCACCGGCATCGACGCGTTCAAGATCGGCGCCATGACCGGCCGCCAACTGCCACTGCTGTCGCTGTTCGTGCCGTTCTGGCTGGTGTTCATGATGGACGGCCTGCGCGGTGTGCGTGAAACCTGGCCGGCGGCGCTGGTCGCAGGCCTGAGCTTTGCCGTCACCCAATACTTCACTTCGAATTTCATCGGCCCGGAACTGCCGGACATCACGTCGGCCCTGGCCAGCCTGATTTCGCTGACACTGTTCCTGAAGGTCTGGCAGCCGAAACGTGCCGCCGGCCAGCACATCGTCGGCGCCGTGTCCGCTTCGGTGGTAACTGCCAGCGTCGGCGGTTTCGGCCAGAAGCGCACCACCGTCGCTTCGCCTTACAGCCTCGGGGAAATTTTCAAGGCGTGGTCGCCGTTCCTGATCCTCACCGTGCTGGTGACCATCTGGACGCTCAAGCCCTTCAAGGCCATGTTCGCCGCCGGCGGTTCGATGTACGCCTGGGTGTTCAACTTCGCGATTCCGCACCTGGATCAACTGGTAATCAAGACTGCGCCGATCGTTGCCGCCCCGACCGCGATTCCGGCCGTGTTCAAACTCGATCCGATTTCCGCGACCGGCACGGCGATTTTCTTCTCCGCGCTGATCTCGATGCTGGTGCTGAAGATCAATATCAAAACTGGTCTTACCACTTTGAAAGAGACCTTCTACGAACTGCGCTGGCCGATCCTGTCGATCGGCATGGTGTTGGCGTTTGCCTTTGTCACCAACTATTCCGGCATGTCCTCGACCATGGCTCTGGTGCTGGCGGCGACCGGCGCGGCATTCCCGTTCTTCTCGCCTTTCCTCGGCTGGCTCGGCGTGTTCCTGACCGGTTCCGATACTTCGTCCAACGCCCTGTTCAGTTCGCTGCAAGCGACCACCGCGCACCAGATCGGGGTCAACGACACCTTGCTGGTGGCGGCCAATACCAGCGGCGGCGTGACCGGCAAGATGATCTCGCCACAATCGATCGCCGTGGCCTGCGCAGCAACCGGCCTGGTGGGCAAGGAATCCGATCTGTTCCGCTTCACCCTCAAGCACAGCCTATTCTTTGCAACGATTGTCGGCCTGATCACCTTGGCCCAGGCCTATTGGTTTACCGGCATGCTGGTGCATTAA
- a CDS encoding (Fe-S)-binding protein: MSELFYNAVPNATRVAPPLPEPRQYPSEKPSRVYLFGTCVVDLFYPEAGMDAIHLLEREGIRVDYPQGQSCCGQPAYTSGYTEQARTVARSQLALFAGDYPVVVPSGSCAGMIREHYADLFKDEPETLTQVQALADRTYELAEFLLFVCKVQLKDSGEPVKVALHTSCSARREMNTHLHGRELLAQLSNVERVNHDHESECCGFGGTFSVRMPDISGAMVADKTRALKESGAHQVLSADCGCLMNINGSLEKQQEALRGQHLASFLWQRTGGAR; encoded by the coding sequence ATGAGCGAGCTTTTTTACAACGCTGTGCCCAACGCTACTCGCGTCGCACCGCCGCTGCCCGAACCCCGGCAATACCCCAGCGAGAAACCGTCGCGGGTCTACTTGTTCGGCACGTGCGTGGTCGACCTGTTCTACCCGGAAGCCGGGATGGACGCGATCCACTTGCTGGAACGCGAAGGCATCCGGGTCGACTACCCGCAAGGGCAGAGCTGCTGCGGACAACCGGCCTATACCTCGGGTTACACCGAGCAGGCACGGACGGTGGCGCGCTCGCAACTGGCGCTGTTTGCCGGGGACTACCCGGTGGTGGTGCCGTCGGGTTCGTGCGCCGGAATGATCCGCGAGCATTACGCCGACTTGTTCAAGGACGAGCCGGAAACGTTGACACAGGTTCAGGCCCTTGCGGACCGTACCTATGAGCTGGCCGAGTTTCTGCTGTTCGTCTGCAAGGTGCAGCTCAAGGACAGCGGCGAGCCGGTCAAAGTGGCGCTGCACACCTCGTGTTCGGCGCGACGGGAAATGAACACCCACCTGCACGGCCGCGAGTTGTTGGCGCAGTTGAGCAACGTGGAACGGGTCAACCACGATCACGAAAGCGAATGCTGTGGCTTCGGTGGGACATTCAGCGTCCGTATGCCAGACATTTCCGGCGCGATGGTGGCTGACAAGACCCGGGCGTTGAAGGAATCCGGCGCGCATCAGGTACTCAGTGCCGACTGCGGCTGCCTGATGAACATCAACGGCTCGCTGGAAAAACAGCAGGAAGCACTGCGCGGGCAACACCTGGCGAGCTTTCTCTGGCAACGAACCGGAGGTGCGCGATGA
- a CDS encoding LutB/LldF family L-lactate oxidation iron-sulfur protein produces MSTSTIIPTVAVEEDFRTRAHNALGDSQLRNNFRTAMDSLMTKRAAAFSDAHEREHLRALGNSIRARALSKLPDLLEQLEQNLTRNGVTVHWAETVDEANGIVLSIIRAHEARQVIKGKSMVSEEMEMNHFLEARDIECLESDMGEYIVQLDHEKPSHIIMPAIHKNAGQVASLFHDKLGVEYTKDVDQLIQIGRRVLRQKFFEADIGVSGVNFAVAETGTLLLVENEGNGRMTTTVPPVHIAVTGIEKVVENLRDVVPLLSLLTRSALGIPITTYVNMISGPRKEHELDGPQEVHLVLLDNGRSQAFADSELRQTLNCIRCGACMNHCPVYTRVGGHTYGEVYPGPIGKIITPHMVGLAKVPDHPSASSLCGACGEVCPVKIPIPALLRRLREENVKAPDAPHQVMRGQGSKYSRKERFIWNAWAKLNSSPTLYRLFAFFATRLRALAPNNVGPWTQNHSAPKPAARSLHDMAREHLAKRGDR; encoded by the coding sequence ATGAGCACTTCCACGATTATTCCTACGGTTGCCGTAGAAGAAGATTTCCGCACTCGGGCACACAACGCCTTGGGCGATTCGCAGTTGCGGAACAACTTCCGCACCGCGATGGATTCATTGATGACCAAGCGGGCAGCGGCTTTCAGCGATGCCCACGAAAGAGAACACTTGCGCGCCCTGGGCAACTCGATCAGGGCGCGCGCGCTCTCCAAGTTGCCCGACCTGCTCGAGCAACTGGAACAGAACCTGACCCGCAACGGTGTGACAGTGCACTGGGCGGAAACGGTGGACGAGGCCAATGGCATCGTCCTTTCGATCATCCGCGCTCACGAGGCGCGGCAAGTGATCAAGGGCAAATCGATGGTCAGCGAAGAGATGGAGATGAACCATTTCCTCGAGGCTCGGGACATTGAATGCCTGGAGTCCGACATGGGGGAGTACATCGTCCAGCTCGACCACGAGAAGCCTTCACACATAATCATGCCGGCAATCCACAAGAATGCCGGTCAGGTCGCGTCCTTGTTCCACGACAAACTTGGCGTGGAATACACCAAGGACGTTGACCAACTCATTCAGATCGGTCGCAGGGTCCTGCGGCAGAAATTCTTCGAAGCGGATATCGGCGTCTCCGGCGTCAACTTCGCCGTGGCCGAAACCGGCACCCTGCTGCTGGTGGAGAACGAAGGCAACGGCCGCATGACCACCACCGTGCCGCCGGTGCACATCGCCGTCACCGGCATCGAAAAAGTCGTGGAAAACCTGCGCGACGTGGTGCCGCTGCTGTCATTGCTGACCCGCTCGGCGCTGGGCATTCCGATCACCACTTACGTCAACATGATCTCCGGCCCGCGCAAGGAACATGAACTCGACGGCCCGCAGGAAGTGCATCTGGTATTGCTCGACAACGGTCGCAGCCAGGCGTTTGCGGACAGCGAACTGCGCCAGACGTTGAACTGCATCCGCTGCGGCGCCTGCATGAACCATTGCCCGGTCTACACCCGCGTCGGCGGCCATACCTACGGCGAGGTTTACCCCGGCCCGATCGGCAAAATCATCACCCCGCACATGGTCGGCCTGGCGAAAGTCCCGGATCACCCGAGCGCGTCTTCTTTGTGCGGCGCCTGCGGTGAAGTGTGCCCGGTGAAGATTCCAATTCCCGCGTTGCTGCGGCGCCTGCGCGAAGAAAACGTCAAAGCCCCGGACGCCCCGCATCAGGTGATGCGCGGTCAGGGCAGCAAATACTCGCGCAAGGAACGTTTCATCTGGAACGCTTGGGCGAAGCTCAACAGCTCGCCGACTTTGTATCGACTGTTTGCGTTTTTCGCCACGCGCCTGCGCGCCCTGGCGCCGAACAATGTCGGGCCGTGGACGCAGAACCACAGCGCACCGAAACCCGCCGCCCGCTCACTGCATGACATGGCTCGCGAACACCTGGCCAAACGAGGAGACCGTTGA
- a CDS encoding LutC/YkgG family protein, with protein sequence MSAKQNILGKLRKSLTGTTPIADNFDVDLVTQPYTYSAEQRIPQLRKLMEAVHTEIHLTSADGWPALLAQLLRDRQLPSLLIAPTTPHGQRITQHWANNPDLPALKSYDRPMEEWKAELFNDTPASLTGTLGAIAATGSLILWPTREEPRLMSLVPPVHFALLKASQIRDNFYQVQQEFEWAQGMPTNALLVSGPSKTADIEQVLAYGAHGPKDLVVLILEDQ encoded by the coding sequence ATGAGCGCCAAACAAAACATCCTCGGCAAGTTACGGAAGAGTCTGACCGGAACCACACCGATTGCCGACAACTTTGACGTCGATCTGGTGACCCAGCCTTACACCTACAGCGCCGAACAACGCATCCCGCAACTGCGCAAACTGATGGAAGCGGTGCACACCGAAATCCACCTGACTTCCGCTGATGGGTGGCCGGCGCTGCTGGCGCAATTGCTGCGCGACCGCCAGTTGCCGAGCCTGCTGATCGCACCGACTACACCCCATGGGCAGCGCATCACACAGCACTGGGCGAACAATCCTGATCTGCCGGCGCTGAAGTCCTACGACCGCCCGATGGAAGAGTGGAAAGCCGAGTTGTTCAACGACACCCCGGCCAGCCTCACCGGCACACTCGGCGCCATCGCCGCTACCGGCAGCCTGATTCTCTGGCCGACCCGCGAAGAACCACGGTTGATGAGCCTCGTGCCGCCGGTGCATTTCGCCCTGCTCAAGGCCAGCCAGATCCGCGACAACTTCTATCAGGTGCAGCAGGAATTCGAGTGGGCCCAAGGCATGCCTACCAACGCGCTGCTGGTGTCCGGCCCGTCGAAAACCGCCGACATCGAACAAGTCCTGGCCTACGGCGCCCACGGCCCGAAAGACCTGGTGGTGTTGATCCTGGAGGACCAATGA
- a CDS encoding FAD-binding and (Fe-S)-binding domain-containing protein: MTLPATFLRDAQQLIPAERRFDDPLSTLAFGTDASFYRLIPQLVIRVESEDEVVALLKLAQRDQVPVTFRAAGTSLSGQAISDSVLIVLGDNWNAREIRGQGTQIRLQPGVIGAQANAWLAPFGRKIGPDPASINACKIGGIVANNASGMCCGTAQNTYHTLAGIRLVLADGTRLDTEDAASVEAFRVSHRELLERLATLGRETRANAELAARIRHKYRLKNTTGLSLNALVDFDEPVDILSHLLVGSEGTLGFISAVTYDTVIDHPNKASALIVFPDVETCCNAVTVLKSQPVSAVELLDRRSLRSVQDKPGMPDFVQQLSNNACALLIESRAASSTLLQEQLAQIMASLSGFPVEKQVDFTEDPVENARLWAIRKDTFPAVGAVRKTGTTVIIEDVTFPVEQLAIGVNRLIELFDKHSYDEAILFGHALEGNLHFVFTQGFNSTEEVARYQAFMDDVAQLVAVEFGGSLKAEHGTGRNMAPFVELEWGSDAYQLMWQLKRLLDPNGILNPDVVLSEDPQIHLKHLKPLPAADEIVDKCIECGFCEPVCPSKGLTLSPRQRIVIWRDIQARKRAGIDTTELDKAYEYQGIDTCAATGLCAQRCPVGINTGELVKKLRSRHATHTKTANLIEGNFATTLQGARFTLHVANGARMLMGAPRLAKLSATLTRLSKGQVPLWTNAMPQPEKAIRFSPAVSDERPRVVYLAACVSRVMGPTAGDKEQMSLYDKTRGLLEKAGYQVVFPDNLDNLCCGQPFASKGYAEQAEHKRQELIGALLQASRGGLDPIYCDTSPCTLRLVQDVGNVRLDLYDPVRFIRTHLLDRLDFTPQEAPIAVHVTCSTQHLGESQALIELARKCSKNVVIPEGIHCCGFAGDKGFTTPELNSHSLRTLKDAVQHCSEGISTSRTCEIGLTQHGGIDYHGLVYLVDRVTQAKAPPTAL, encoded by the coding sequence ATGACCTTACCGGCGACTTTCCTGCGCGATGCGCAGCAGCTGATTCCGGCCGAACGGCGTTTCGACGATCCGCTGTCGACCCTGGCCTTCGGCACCGATGCCAGTTTCTACCGATTGATTCCGCAACTGGTGATCCGCGTCGAATCCGAAGACGAAGTAGTGGCGCTGCTGAAACTGGCCCAGCGCGATCAGGTCCCGGTGACCTTCCGCGCCGCCGGCACCAGCCTGTCCGGCCAGGCGATCAGTGATTCGGTGTTGATCGTGCTTGGGGATAACTGGAACGCACGTGAAATTCGCGGCCAGGGCACACAGATCCGCCTGCAACCGGGCGTAATCGGTGCCCAGGCCAATGCATGGCTGGCGCCATTCGGGCGCAAGATCGGTCCGGATCCGGCGTCGATCAACGCCTGCAAGATCGGCGGCATTGTCGCCAACAACGCCAGCGGCATGTGCTGCGGCACCGCGCAAAACACCTATCACACGCTGGCCGGGATTCGTCTGGTGTTGGCGGACGGCACACGTCTCGACACCGAAGATGCCGCCAGCGTCGAGGCGTTTCGAGTCAGCCACCGCGAACTACTGGAACGCTTGGCAACATTGGGCCGCGAAACCCGCGCCAATGCCGAACTCGCCGCGCGAATCCGCCACAAATACCGTCTGAAAAATACCACCGGCCTGTCGCTCAACGCCCTGGTGGATTTCGATGAACCTGTGGATATCTTGAGCCACTTGCTGGTTGGCTCCGAAGGCACCCTTGGTTTCATCAGCGCGGTGACCTACGACACGGTGATCGACCACCCGAACAAGGCCTCGGCGCTGATCGTTTTCCCGGATGTGGAAACCTGCTGCAACGCCGTCACCGTGCTGAAAAGCCAACCGGTGTCCGCCGTGGAACTGCTCGACCGCCGCAGCCTGCGCTCGGTGCAGGACAAACCCGGAATGCCGGATTTCGTACAGCAGCTGTCGAACAATGCCTGCGCGCTCTTGATCGAATCCCGCGCCGCGTCTTCCACTTTGCTGCAGGAACAACTGGCGCAGATCATGGCGTCGCTCAGCGGCTTCCCGGTGGAGAAACAGGTCGACTTCACCGAAGACCCGGTCGAAAACGCCCGCCTCTGGGCGATCCGCAAAGACACCTTCCCTGCCGTCGGCGCCGTGCGCAAGACCGGCACTACGGTGATCATCGAAGACGTCACCTTCCCGGTGGAACAACTGGCCATCGGCGTGAACCGTCTGATCGAGCTGTTCGACAAACATTCCTACGACGAAGCGATCCTTTTCGGACACGCGCTGGAAGGCAATCTGCACTTCGTCTTCACCCAAGGCTTCAACAGCACGGAAGAAGTCGCACGCTATCAGGCGTTCATGGACGACGTGGCGCAACTGGTGGCCGTGGAGTTCGGCGGTTCGCTGAAGGCCGAACACGGCACCGGACGCAACATGGCGCCCTTCGTCGAACTGGAATGGGGCAGCGACGCCTATCAATTGATGTGGCAGCTCAAACGCCTGCTCGACCCCAACGGCATTCTCAATCCGGACGTGGTGCTCAGCGAAGATCCGCAGATCCACCTCAAGCACCTGAAACCGCTGCCGGCGGCCGACGAGATTGTGGATAAATGCATCGAATGCGGTTTCTGCGAGCCGGTCTGCCCCTCGAAAGGCCTGACCCTGAGCCCGCGCCAGCGCATCGTGATCTGGCGCGATATTCAGGCGCGAAAGCGCGCCGGAATCGACACCACCGAGCTGGATAAAGCCTACGAGTACCAAGGCATTGATACCTGCGCCGCGACCGGTTTGTGTGCGCAACGCTGCCCCGTGGGAATCAATACCGGCGAGCTGGTGAAAAAGCTGCGCAGCCGTCACGCAACCCATACGAAAACCGCCAACCTGATCGAAGGAAATTTCGCCACCACCCTGCAAGGTGCGCGTTTCACCCTGCATGTGGCCAACGGAGCGCGGATGTTGATGGGGGCACCGCGCCTGGCGAAGCTTTCAGCGACCCTGACGCGGCTGTCCAAAGGTCAGGTGCCGCTGTGGACCAACGCGATGCCGCAACCGGAAAAAGCCATTCGCTTCAGTCCGGCCGTGTCGGACGAACGCCCGCGCGTCGTGTATCTGGCAGCCTGCGTCTCGCGTGTGATGGGGCCGACGGCGGGCGACAAGGAGCAGATGTCGCTGTACGACAAAACCCGTGGTCTGCTGGAGAAGGCCGGTTATCAGGTGGTGTTCCCGGACAATCTGGACAACCTCTGCTGCGGCCAGCCCTTCGCGTCCAAGGGCTATGCCGAACAGGCCGAGCACAAGCGTCAGGAACTGATCGGCGCATTGCTTCAGGCCAGTCGCGGCGGCCTCGATCCGATCTATTGCGATACCAGCCCCTGCACCTTGCGACTGGTGCAGGACGTGGGAAATGTTCGCCTGGATCTGTATGACCCTGTGCGATTCATCCGTACGCATCTGCTGGACCGGCTCGACTTCACGCCCCAGGAAGCACCGATTGCCGTGCACGTGACATGCAGCACTCAGCATCTCGGGGAGAGCCAGGCGCTGATCGAACTGGCGCGCAAATGCAGCAAGAACGTGGTGATCCCGGAAGGCATTCACTGCTGCGGTTTCGCCGGCGACAAGGGTTTCACCACGCCGGAGCTCAACAGCCACTCACTGCGAACGCTCAAGGATGCGGTGCAGCATTGCAGCGAGGGGATTTCCACCAGCCGCACCTGTGAGATCGGTCTGACGCAACATGGTGGAATCGACTACCACGGTCTGGTGTATCTGGTGGATCGGGTGACCCAAGCCAAAGCCCCCCCAACCGCGCTCTGA
- a CDS encoding cysteine hydrolase family protein: MRQALLIIDVQPSFSPPQWLIDGIQSLIGKLPSVATVERHDENRTPFKRQLGWHPAADDDSLIAADRIFIKYGYAPSPDTIEYLKSLNLDRVLVCGLQTETCCLAAGFALFNAGLQPTLLTDLTLGSSLDRSGGLGVRLWEHHFKHALTSSELHSCLQAS, from the coding sequence ATGCGCCAGGCACTGCTGATCATCGACGTCCAACCCAGCTTCTCCCCGCCCCAATGGCTGATCGACGGCATTCAATCGCTCATCGGCAAACTGCCCAGCGTCGCCACGGTCGAGCGCCATGATGAAAATCGCACACCGTTCAAGCGCCAGCTCGGCTGGCATCCGGCAGCGGACGATGACAGCCTGATCGCTGCGGATCGCATTTTCATCAAGTACGGTTATGCGCCGTCGCCGGACACGATCGAGTATCTGAAAAGCCTGAATCTGGATCGCGTGTTGGTCTGTGGTCTGCAGACCGAGACTTGCTGCCTCGCTGCGGGGTTTGCGCTGTTCAATGCCGGTTTGCAGCCGACGCTGCTCACGGATCTGACGTTGGGATCGTCACTGGATCGCTCGGGCGGGCTAGGTGTGCGGTTATGGGAACATCACTTCAAGCACGCGCTGACGTCGAGTGAACTTCACTCCTGTCTGCAAGCGTCCTAG
- a CDS encoding DUF6124 family protein has product MKKDTPSLPDQTPSHEAESKEPAVLAQPQEYVRKPRRTLPFNEIFSVRTDVDTATLLTHACETLAALNMMTANIADDFTGSQRSRLLAIRQLSIMTEMLVNRAVENLDPVNLVPRTTAPVVH; this is encoded by the coding sequence ATGAAAAAAGACACCCCAAGCCTGCCTGATCAAACACCGTCTCACGAAGCCGAATCGAAAGAACCGGCTGTGCTTGCCCAGCCTCAGGAATACGTGAGAAAGCCGCGTCGAACCCTGCCTTTCAACGAGATTTTCTCCGTGCGCACCGATGTGGATACGGCCACTCTGCTGACCCATGCCTGTGAAACCCTGGCGGCGCTCAACATGATGACGGCGAACATCGCCGATGATTTCACAGGCTCTCAGCGCAGCCGGTTGCTGGCGATCCGGCAGCTGTCGATCATGACCGAAATGCTGGTCAATCGCGCCGTGGAGAACCTTGATCCGGTGAATCTGGTGCCCCGTACGACGGCGCCTGTCGTGCACTGA
- a CDS encoding GNAT family N-acetyltransferase, with the protein MEWAFKAGEQSLRLIPADPAFYSLFQQALNASYLDHSEFLPWPREYTNAEQALEFLLKARKEFNSETGERRWLIVTEDGQALIGCIGLKPRSRNRYVVGYWANTEQSGKGYMRAALTHLLNNLPEFTFYLTASSANARSRRLAEAVGFVLIRIHPGARQSERHGEQDTCVYRLPGKTQAKKSPQERGRTVVS; encoded by the coding sequence ATGGAATGGGCATTCAAGGCGGGGGAGCAGTCGCTGCGACTGATACCGGCGGATCCGGCGTTTTATTCGTTGTTTCAGCAGGCGCTGAACGCCAGCTACCTCGATCATTCGGAGTTTCTGCCCTGGCCGCGTGAGTACACCAACGCGGAGCAGGCGCTCGAGTTCCTGCTGAAGGCCCGAAAAGAGTTCAACAGTGAAACCGGCGAGCGACGATGGCTGATCGTTACCGAAGACGGGCAAGCGCTGATCGGTTGCATCGGACTCAAGCCCCGCTCGCGCAACCGCTACGTCGTGGGTTACTGGGCCAACACCGAGCAATCGGGCAAGGGCTACATGCGCGCCGCCCTCACGCACCTGCTCAACAACCTTCCTGAATTCACCTTTTACCTGACGGCGTCCTCTGCCAATGCGCGAAGCCGGCGTCTGGCCGAGGCTGTCGGGTTTGTGTTGATCAGGATCCACCCAGGGGCCCGGCAATCGGAACGGCACGGTGAGCAAGACACCTGCGTCTATCGCCTGCCAGGCAAAACGCAGGCGAAAAAAAGCCCGCAGGAGCGCGGGCGAACCGTAGTTTCTTGA